The Gemmatimonadaceae bacterium DNA segment GTTCGCGGGGCTGCGTGCCGCCCCTCGCCCGAACATCCCGCGTGCGGAGTGGCCGGCCGCGCACGCCATCCGCGTCGATGAGCGTGACCGCAAGCAGACGGCGCTGGCGCTGTTCTTCGACGGGCCGGCGCGCGACAACCCGGCGCGCTTCGACGCCGAGATGCTCGGCGGCGTCGCCAGCGGCCTCGGGGGTCGCTTCTTCGAGGAGCTGCGCGACCGCCAGTCGTTGGCCTACACCGTGATGGCGCGTCCCTACGCCCGCGCCGTGGGCGGGACCTTCGCGGCGTACATCGCCACGTCGGCGTCCAAGGAGGAGATTGCCCGCGCCGGCCTGCTCGCTGAGTTCGCCAAGTTTCGCGAGGACCTCGTGGCGCCGGAGGAGCTCGAACGCGCGCGGCGCTACGCCATCGGTGCCTGGCAGATCCGTCAGGCCAGCGGGGCCGCCGTGCTCGGCGAGCTCGCCGATGCATTCCTCTGGGGGCGCCTGGAAGACCTGACGCGCTACCCGCAGGATCTCGCGGCCGTCACGCCGGAGCGGATGCGGGCGCTCGCGGCACGCTGGTTCGATCCGTCACGGCGCGTCGAAGGCGTGGTGCGCGGACGCGCCTAGCGCGCCGTCGCGCTGCCGTGGCCCATCGCGGCGTTGAGCCAGCGGACCATCGGAAGCAATGCCGCGTAGTCCTTCAGGATGTTGTCCACGAGCCGCGGCGAGAGCGCCTCGGCGTCGCTGAGCATCCGCGAGGCCGTGAACGAGTTGAAGCGCAGCAGCTCCGCCGCCGGATGATCCGGCGCCACGCCGCGCGGCACCCGCGTCAGCTTCACGCCCGGCTCGTCGTCGGTGAGTCCGCCGAAGCGCCGTACGAAGGCCGGGGCCTTGAGCAGCGTCGCGAAGGGGCGGTGATCCTCGAGCAGGCGCTCGCGGATGCGGTTCAGCGCCGGACGCGGCGGCATCCAGTATCCGGCGGCGACCATCGAGGCGCCGGGCTCGAGATGGAAGTAGAACCCCGCGCCGCCGTGCGCCTCACCCACGCTGCGGCCCACGCCCCGACCGGCATCGCGGTGGAAGACCCACAATGCCGCGTGCGTCTTGTACGGCGACTTGTCCTTGCTGAAGCGCACGTCGCGGTGGATGCGGAACAGCGCGCGCTTCGGCGGCGCGACGAACTCGGGCGCCAGCGTCGCAAAGCGCACGTCCAGCTCCTCGGCGAGGCGCCGCAACGGCTCCTTCACCGCGCGCTCGTAGACGGCACGGTTGGCCTCGAACCACGGCTTCTCGTTGTGCCGCTTGAGGCCCCGGAGAAACTTGAGCGACTCCGGCGCGAAGCCGGCGAACGCGCTCACGGCGTCGTGCGCGGTGGGTTCGGCAGGCGTGGGGCGTTCGGCGCGCCCACGACCGTCGTCAGCGAGCGGTGCCCGTTCGCGCCCACCGTGCGCACGCCCACCCACACGTCGTCGAGTTGCTCGTCGAGCAGGAAGCTCGTAGCCAGGCCTGCCGGCACGATGCGCGTATACGTCGGCGCCGTCGTGCGACGCACGAGCAGCTCGTAGCCGCTGACGCCGGGGACGCTGTCCCAGCGGATGTTGAAGCTCTGCCCGCCGGATTCACGGTCCCGGCTGTAGGCCGTGCGCGTCGGCCGCGATGGCGCCGCCGCCAGCGAGACCACGGTCGCCAAATTCAGGCGCGCCACCTTGGCGATGTAGCCGAAGTTGACGTGCTCGAAGGTGTCGGTGACGAGGTGCTGCCGCTTGTAGTTCTCGAGCCGCTCCGAGAAGCGCAGCGCCGGAATGCCCTGCCGATGGAACGGTGCGTGGTCGCCGCCGCGGCCCAGGCGGTCGAGGCGCAGCACCGGCAGGACCTCGAAGTCCGGCTGGTAGAGCGCACCGATCGCCCACACGTAGCGCGCCAGCTCGCCGCCGCCGACCGCCAGCGAGTCCACCGCGAACACGCGGACGGAAGTCGAGTCCACGCGGCCGTCGTCGGCCACCACATTGCCGATAATGTCGTCGGTGAACGCCGCCGTCACCGTCTTGCCCTCACGCTGCAGCCGTTCGGCGAACTGCGTCGAGCCCAGCAGGCCCTGCTCCTCGCCCGTGTAGAGCACGAAGGCGATCGTTGCGTCCAGCCCCTGCGGGAAGTGCTTGCCCACCACCCGCGCGAGCTCCATCACCGCCACCGTGCCTGAGCCGTCATCGTCGGCGCCGGGCGCGTCGCCGGTGGCGTCCATCGGGTTGGGCGACGAGCAGACGCAGGAGTCGAAGTGCCCGCCGATCACCACCACGCGGTTGGGGTCGCGCCCCGGCAGCCAGGCGACGACGTTCACGATCGGCCAGCGCGGACGCTCGATGTGGCGCGTGATGACCGCGGTCCCCGTGTCGTACTCCACGCGGAGGCAGCCCCCGCAGTCCCGCGACGCGCGCTGCAACTCAGCGTAGATCCACCGCCGCGCCGCCCCGACGCCTCGCGTGCTGGACAGCGTGTCGCTCATCGTGTGCCGCGTGCCGAAGGACACGAGCACCGAATCCATCGCGCGGAACCGTGCCGGCGAGACCTCCGCCATCGCCGCCGAAATGCGGGCGTCGCGCTGCAAGCCGAGCGTGGAGGGATTCTGTGCGCCCAAGCCGGACGCAAGAAGTAAGGAAGCAAGAAGCAAAGTGCGCATAAGAAGAGACTCAGAGGAACCCGCAGTGAGCCAGCCAGAGAAACAACGAAGGGAGGCTCTCAAGTGCTGAAAGCGCCTCCCTCTACGCCGTTCCCTTCCGTCTTCAGTCTTCCGTCATCCGTCATCCGTCTCAGAACATCGACATCGCCAAGAACGACCGCAGCGAATCATTCGTCGCGCGCAACCGGCCCGAGAGCAGGCGGACGCAACTCCACAGCACCTTGTACGCGATCTCGCGGTTGAAGTCGAGTAGCAGCTCGAAGTCGCTGCGCGAGATGGTCAGCACCTTGGTGCCGCCGTTGGAGATGGCGTCGGTGGAGCGCTCGGAGCGGTCGAACACCGACATCTCGCCGAAGAGGGCGCCGGGCTTGAGCACGGCCAGTGCTTCCTCGCCGCTGCCGGGCACCACGCGCGAGATGCGCACGTCGCCCTCGACGATCAAGTAGAGGCGGCTGCCGGCCTCGCCTTCCTTGAAGATGTACTCCCCCGAGACGAACTCCTTGGTGCGGCAGACCTCGGCGACGCGCGCGAGCTCGCCGTCATCCAGGTTCTGGAAGATCGCCACGCCGCGCAGGAGCTCGACCACATCCGACATTGCAGCCTCGGGTAGTGCAGGGAAGGAGACCTAGCGAAGCTACCCCAGAGGCTCGGGGCAGGGCAAGCTGTGGTGCCGCAACCGGTTGCCGTTTTAGCTTGGGGGATGCGACGGATCGGGCTTCTCGGCGGGGCTTTCGCGCGCCGCGCGGCACGTGTGGCGGCGACGCTTGCGTGCTGGGGCGTGCCGGCGACCCTGGCTGCCCAGGTCCACGACGAACTGCGCCACGCGCCGCGGGTGCCGCAGTGGGAACTCCGGGCGGAGGGGGTGGCTGCGCAGCAGCCGAGCGCGGTCGTGGGCGCGGGGGTCAACCTGCGCGCGGGCTGGTATGTGCGTGCGGGGGCGCTGCTTGCGGCTGGGGCGGCCTTCCCGGAATCTGGTCGGGCAGTCGGCCTAGCACGGCTCGACGCGACGCTGCGCTTCCACCTCGATCCGTTTGCCGACCGGCCGCGCGGACTCTATGCGGGTGGCGGGCTCAGCGCCGCGCACGTCGGCGGCGGAGACGGATTGCAGGATCCGCGTCTGATGCTGCTGGTGGGCGTCGAGGGCGAGCCGTCTGCCGGCCGTGCCTGGGCGTTCGAGGTCGGTGTCGGCGGCGGACTGCGCATCGGCGTGGCCCGGCGCAGCGCACGCCGCGACGGCTACCGCTAGCCGCCAGCGCAAGGCCTTGAAACGACGAAGCCCCGGCGCGTGGCCGGGGCTTCGTCTGCATCAGGCGGCGCTGACCGCGTCTTCGGTCGCGCCCTTCTTCACCGTCGGGGCCGCGAAGCGCTCACCGAGCACCCGCAGGTCCGCGATCTGCTGCTTGCTGAGCTCGTGGTAGCGTTCGGCGAGATACTGCATCGTCTCGTTGAACCACTCCGTCTGGTGCTCGGGCAAGGACCCGATCACGCCACAGCTCATAATGTGTTGGAACAACTCATTGCGCGCATCGTCGAACGGGGATGGCGCAGCGGTCCGTGCCGGACCGCGATTTTTCGGTCTGCTCATCTCGTCCGTTTTGAGGTGAGAGTGGACGGTTCGTTCCGCCCACGGGCGAAAGCTAATCGAGGTGCGCCCATTCTCCTACCCCACGTGTGCAGATAGTTTGCGAGGGTTCACCCTCACATCGTGACCCCGTTCGGAGCAGCCCGTGGCCCGCAAGTCTCCCGGTTCAAACAAGTCCTTCGGCGCGATCGTCGCCGTCGTCGTGGTGGTCGGCGTGGCCGTCCTCGGGTACGTCGTGTCGCGTCCGCGCCAGGTCCAGCAGATCGACCTCGCCACGATGCCCAAGGTCGAGGCGGCGGGAATCCTCAAGGGCAATCCCGATGCGCCGGTGCAGGTGATCGAGTTCGCGGACTTCGAGTGTCCCGCCTGCGGCAACTTCGCGATGGTGACGATGCCGGACGTGATGAAGCGCCTGGTCGAGACCGGCGTGGTGGCGTTCCGCTTCTACGATATGCCCGGGCACACCAATTCGATCCCCGCCCACAATGCGGCGCACTGCGCCAACGAGCAGGGCAAGTTCTGGGAGATGCACGACCTCATCTACGCGGGCCAGTTCGACTGGAACACCCAGGCGACCCGGAACCCGAAGCGCGTGCTGCAACGCTATGCCGAGCGCATCGGGCTCGACGTGAACCAGTGGAGCGAGTGCGTGGACTCCGGCCGGCAACTGCCGCAGATCTCCGCGAACCGCGAGGAGTCGGCTCGCTTCCGCGCCCGCTACACCCCGACGTTCGTCATCGGCGGCACCGTCGTCGATGGATCGATCCCGTACGACGAGTTCAAGCGCTACGTGGACGCGGCCCTCGCGCAGGCCACCACGATGGCGCAGCCGCCGGGCAGGTGAGCATCGGGCGGTCCTAGTCCGGGGCGCGGCGGACGCCGCCCCAAGCGGCGCCCGTAGGCCCGGAACGCGGCCGCCCCGGCTTCGCCGACGGCGCGCTCGTCCCCTCGGGTGGCGCCATCAACCCGGCGCCCGCCACCGCGGCACTGAGCGCGTACGAGCCCGTCACGCCGCCGTGGAAGCTCGTCGCCCACACGCGGTACGTGCCCGCCGGCAGCATCCGCACGAGGCGTGAGTCGGTTCCCGCGCCTCCATCGTCGTCCGCGTCGAGGAATTCGTCGTCCGCGGTGCGCAGTTCCAGATAGGTGTCGAAGCCAGCGCTCGTCAGGTTGAGTTCCACCATCGTCGGAGCGTCCAGCGTCAGCGTCCACGGGTCGCCGAAGGCGCTCGGGTAGCCTTCCATCGGGCAGTCGGTAATCGCCAGCGCGCCGTTGACGGTGCTGGGCAGCGCCAGCACGCCGGCCGCCGGGCAGGGTACCGACTCCTCCACGCTGAGGGTTACGGTGCCGCTGTTTCCCGCGAAGGTGCCTCCCCACAGCAGGTACTCGCCCGCCTGCAGCATCCGCGTGACGGAGGTAGTTCCCGGAAGGAACGCGACGTTGGCGTCGAGGAACTCCAGCAGCGGACCGGTGATGGCCACGACGGGCGCGAAGTCGGCCGACGTGGCCGAGACGCGCACGCGCTGCGGCGCGGCTAACGTGAGGCGCCAGCCCTCGGCCGCCGGACCGGCCAGCAGCGTGCAGGAGGCATCGCCCACGGCTGCGCTGGCCTCGCCGCCCAGCGTGATCGTCGCGGTGATCCCGGTGCCGCAGTTGCCTCCGGTCACGGCGCTGCTGAGTTCAAAGCTGTTCGTCACGGCCGGCACATCGTCTGCGCCCACGAACAGATGGTAGGTCCCCGCGTGCTGGACGGTCCGCATCGTGGCGGTGACGCCGTCGGTGCTGAACGCACCCTCCAAGACCCAGCCGTCGGCGTCGAGCAGGAAGAGCAGGGGCACGAAGCCCGTCGCCGAGACCGTGAAGCGCGCCCCGCCGCTCCCGCTAAACGTCACGGGGTAACCGAAGGCGCGGTACGCACCATAAAGGATGCAGCTGCCGGCCCCACCGATGCTCCCGTTGCGTGAGCCGCCGATCGCCAATGCCGCCTGTGTGCTCGCCGCGCAGGGCGGATAGCGCACGTGGACCGCCACCGAACGCGTGGCCGTGCCCGACGTCGCCGTGATGAACGTGGATCCGACGCCCACCGCCGTCACGAGTCCGCCCTCGGACACCGTCGCGACGGCCGACGCCGACGTGGTCCACGTCACCGGGGCCCCGCTGATCGTGGAGCCGCTGGCGCTCGTGGCCGTCGCGACGAGCTGCCGCGTGCCGCCGAGGTCGAGAGAATCGCCCGCATTCGCGATGACCAGCGCCGCCACGCGCGGCGCCGGCGCCGTCGCCGTCTCGCAGCCGGCGATGAGCGGCAACGTGAGGAGCAGGGCGACAGCCGTGCGGGAAATGCGGCGCAGCGCGAACCGGACCATCGACAACTCCAGTGAGGGATGTCTGAGATATGCCGAGTCGCGCCCGAGGTGCCATCACGCCCTAGGGCCACGCACCAAGGGAGCGTTTCGGCGCCTGCTCAGCCCTCGTCGGCCTCGTACTGCTCCTTCAGCGACGCCACCACGTTCGGATCCGCCAACGTTGTCGTATCACCCAGTGCACGGCCCTCGGCGATGTCTCGCAATAGCCGCCGCATAATCTTGCCCGAGCGCGTCTTCGGCAGGTCCGCCGAGAAGAGCACGTCGTCCGGCCGCGCGAGCGCGCCGATCTTCTTGGCCACGAACTCACGCAGCTCATCGCGCAGCGATGAACTCTTCTGGAAACCGTCGCGCAGCGTGACGAAGGCGCAGACGGCCTGGCCCTTGAGGTCGTGCGCCTTGCCGACCACCGCCGCTTCGGCCACCGCCGGATGTTCGACCAGCGCCGACTCCACTTCCATCGTGCCGATGCGGTGTCCGGCCACGTTGAGCACGTCGTCCACACGCCCGAGCAGCCAGAAGTAGCCGTCGGCGTCGAGCTTGGCGCCGTCGCCGGCAAAGTAGAGGTCCGGGCGGCCCGGCCACTTGGAGAAGTACGTCTGCACATAGCGGGCGTCGTCGCCCCAGATGGTGCGCAGCATCGACGGCCACGGCTTGGTGAGCACCAACAGGCCACCGCCACTCGTGAGTTCGTTGGCCGCCGCATCCATCAGCTTGGCGGAGTAGCCGGGGAGGGCCTGCGTCGCCGAGCCGGGCTTAGTGGCGGTGAGCCCGGGCAGCGGCGAGATGACGATTGAGCCCGTCTCCGTCTGCCACCAGGTGTCCACCACCGGGCAGCGGTCGCCGCCGATGTGCTCGCGGTACCACATCCAGGCTTCAGGATTGATCGGTTCGCCGACGGAGCCGAGCAGGCGCAGCGTCGAGAGGTCGTGCCGCTGCGGGTGCTCCACGCCCCACTTCATAAAGGCGCGGATGGCCGTGGGCGCGGTGTAGAGGATGGTCACCCCGTAGCGCGCGATGATGCTCCAGAAGCGGTCGCGCTCCGGCCAGTCGGGCGCGCCTTCGTACATCACGCAGGTGGCGCCGTTGGCCAGGGGTCCGTACACGAGGTAGCTGTGGCCGGTGATCCAGCCGACGTCGGCCGTACACCAGAACACATCGTCGTCTTTGAGGTCGAACACCATCTTCGTCGAACTGGCGACGCCGGTGAGGTAACCGCCGGTGGTGTGCACGATGCCCTTCGGCTTGCCCGTCGTACCGGAGGTGTAGAGGATGAACAGCACGTCCTCGGCGTCCATCGGCTCCGGCGCGCACTGATCGTTGGCGTGCTGCATCAGGCGGTGGTACCAGTGGTCGCGGCCCTCCTGCATATCCACGTGCGCCTCGCCGATCGGCCCGCCCGCGCGGCGCTGCACCACGACCACGTGCTGCACGCTGGGGCATCCTTCGAGCGCCTTGTCGGTGTTGCGCTTGAGCGGCACGACCTGCCCGCGACGATACCCGCCATCGGCGGTAATCACAACCTTGGCCTCGGCGTCGTTCATCCGGTCGCGCAGGCTCTCGGGCGAGAAGCCGCCAAAGACCACCGAGTGGATGGCGCCGATGCGCGCACAGGCCAGCATCGCCACGGCCGCTTCGGGAATCAGCGGCAGATAGATGCCGACGCGGTCGCCTTTCGTGACGCCCAGTGACTTGAGCACGTTGGCGAAGCAGCGCACCTCGCGCGCGAGCTCCCAGTAGGTGAGCGTGCGCCGGTCGCCGGGCTCGCCTTCCCAGATGATGGCCGCCTTGTTGCGCAGCGCCCCGGCGAGATGCCGATCGAGGCAGTTCTCGCTGACGTTGAGTTGGCCGCCGATGAACCACTTGGCGTGTGGTGGTTGCCAGTCGAGCACGCGTTCCCAGGGCTTGGTCCACCGCAGCGTGGCTGCCTGCTCTGCCCAGTAGTGGATGAAGTCCCGGTCAGCCGCTTTGTGTCGGCTACGGTCGTGGACGTGGGCCTGCGCGCTGAACTCCGGCGCGGGCGGGAAGGAGCGATTCTCGACGAGCAGGTCGCGGATCTCTTGCATAGGCAAAATGCTAATGACTGCGGTGGCGTATTCCGGATATGTCAACATATGCGACACTGACGCATTTTTTGCCAGATTTACCGCAAGCCGCGGTGCTGATTGGGGGAAGTCACGCTGTGACAGACTGCTAACTGCTTGTTGAATATGATGTTACGGCGCGAGCTTGGTGGCACGGGTATCGCCATTGTAGCGAGGGCAGAAATGCACTCCGCCCATCAGGAGCCCTCGTGGCCGCGACTATGACCTATCACAGCCCGGACCCCATCCTCGTGCCCCTAGTGTGTCCGCCCCGACTCACCACTGAGCATCGGGTGGATTTCCGCCGCGATGCGCTGCACGCGCTCGACGCCGCGTTGGCAGTCGGCGCACGGGCGGTCACGCTGGACCTCGGCGCGGTCGTGGAGATCGACGCCAGCGGACTCGGCGTCTTGATTCTCCTGCAGAAGCGGGCCCGTGAGCTGGGGATGCGCACGCGTCTCGTGCAGGTGCCCGGCGTGGTCGAGCAGCTCCTCAAGGAGACGCAGATGGCTCCCCTCTTCGACATCGTCCGCACCGGATAGGCCCCGGGGCAGCGACGCCCCCGTTCGACGATGGCATCGGGTAGCTTTCGCCCGATGCCTCACACCCAGGACCCGACGCCGTGACGGCGTTGCTCGACGCGTCCGGCCTCGCGCGCAGCTTCGGTACGCGCCGCGCCGTGGATGGCGTACGGTTCGCCCTCGCTGGGGGAGAGGCGCTGGCGCTCTTTGGCCCCAACGGCGCTGGCAAGACCACGCTGCTGCGGCTGCTCGCCGGACTGCTCAAGCCCGATGCCGGGCAGGCACGCATTGCGGGCGAGCTGTTGCCCGCCACTGCCGCCCGTGCGCGCATCGGGCTCATCTCGCATCGCACGATGCTCTACGACACGCTCACCGCGCGCGAGAACGTGTTGTTCGCGGCGCGGCTGTACGGCCTCGCCGACCCGGATGCCGCTACGCAGCAGGCCCTCGACCAACTGCGCGTGGCTGACCGCGCCGAAGTGCCGGTGCGGGCGCTCTCGCGCGGTCTGCAACAGCGTGTGGCCATCGCGCGGGCCATCGTGCACGAGCCGGATGTCCTGCTCGCCGACGAGCCCTACACGGGCCTCGACGAGCAGGGCGCCGGCGCGCTCACCGGACTCTTGCGCGAACGCCGCAGCGCCGGTGCGGCGCTGGTGGTCGTGACGCACCAGTTGCAGGAAGGCCTCGCCGTCGCGTCGCACGCGGCGGTGATGCGCGCCGGCCAGTTCCTGCGCCTCGAATCCACCGCCGGACTCGACGCCGCACGCTATGCCACCGAGTACCGAGGAATGTTCTCGTGAGCCGCGGCGCGCCGCCCGCGGCCCTCGCTGCCGCCTGGCTCGTGGCCCGCAAGGACCTCGCGATCGAGTTCCGCTCGCGCTCGGCCTTCCTCTCCGCGCTCGTGCTCTCGCTGCTCTCGTTGGTGATCTTCTACTTCGCCTGGGACCCGACGGCCGTCGCCGCGGTGGATGTCGCGCCGGGGATCCTGTGGGTGACGTTCACGTTCTCCGGCCTGCTGGGCCTGCACCGCTCGTTCGGCGTGGAGGCGCAGGAGCGCGCGATGGACGCGCTGCTCGTCGCGCCGATCGCCCGCGAGTCCCTCTTCCTCGGCAAGGCCTTCGCGAACCTCATCTTCGTGCTGGGCGTTCAGTTGGTGGCCCTGCCGGCGCTGGCGCTGTTCTACAACCTGCCGCTTGGCACCACGCTGGGGCCGCTGGCGCTGGTGATGGTCGCCAGCGCCATCGGCTTGACCTGCGTGGGAACGTTGTTCGCCGGCATCACGTCCAACACGCGGATGGCGGAGTTGCTGCTGCCGGTGCTCGCGCTGCCGTTCTTCGTGCCCATCGTCTTGCCGGCGGCGCAGATGACGGCCAAGCTCCTCGCGGGGCGGCCGTTCGCCGAGTCCATCGGCTGGCTGCGCATCCTGCTCGCGTTCGACCTCGTCTTCCTCTACGCCTGCACCATCGCGTTTCCCTTTACGCTCGAAGACTGACCGGATGACTCACTCCTCGATGGCGCGCCCGCGCGCCGGCTTCGATTGGCTGATGCTTGCCGCCGTCGCGCTGATGGCCGGCGCGCTCGTCCGCGCCATTTGGTTCACGCCGCCGGACCGCTTGCAGGGCTACGCGCAGAAGATCTTCTACATCCACCTGCCCTCGGCCTGGGTGGCCTTCCTCGCCTTCGGCCTCACGGCGATCGCCGGCGGCGTGTGGCTCTTCATCAAGGACGCGCGCCTCGACCGCTTCGCCGAGTCCTCGGCCGAGGTCGGGGTGATCTTCACCACCGGCGTGCTCATTTCGGGGCCGCTCTGGGGCAAGCCGATCTGGGGTGCCTGGTGGGTGTGGGACGCGCGGCTCACGCTGACGCTGTTCCTGTGGTTCCTCTACCTGGGCTACCTCGTGCTGCGCAGCGCCGTGGACGACCGCGAGGCGCGGGCACGCTACTCGGCCGTCGTCGGCATCCTTGGCGCGCTGCTGATCCCATTCATCCACCTCAGCGTGTACCTGTTCCGCACGCAGCACCCGACGCCGATCGTGGCCAACACCGCGGGTATCCAGATGCCGCCGGTGATGATCACGACGCTGTTCCTCTCGCTCGGCGCCTTCACCGTGCTGTATCTCGCGCTGGTGCGGCAGCGGATGGCGCTGGCCGCCGAACGCGATGCGCTCCTCGACGCCTCGACGGCGGAGTGACGATGCCTGACAACGCCATCTACTACCAGATTGCCTACGGCGCGATCATCGCGCTGTTCGTGGGCTACGGCCTCTCCATCCGCCTGCGTCGCAGGGCCGTGGCGGCCAAACGCGCCGCGCACGAGCGGCCGCGGTGATCCACCCCTGGAAGGACCTCGCGCCCGGGCGCACGCCGCCGGAAGTCGTCACGGCCGTCATCGAGATCCCGCAGGGCGCGCGCAACAAGTATGAGTTGGACAAAGAGTCCGGCCTGTTCCGCCTCGACCGCGTACTGTACTCCGCCGTGCACTATCCCGGCGACTACGGGCTCATCCCGCGCACGCTGCACGAGGACAACGACCCGCTCGACGTCCTCGTGATGATCAAGGAGCCGACATTCACCGGCTGCTTGATCGACGTGCGGCCGGTGGGCGTGCTCAAGATGCTCGACAAGGGCGAGCCTGACGACAAGATCCTGGCCGTGCCCGTGGATGACCCGATGCACGGCGAGTACTTCGACATCGCCGACCTGCCGCAGCACCAGCTCAAGGAAATCGAGCACTTCTTCGCGATCTACAAGGACCTCGAGGGCAAGCGCGTCGAGGTGGTGGGATGGGGCAAGAGCGACGAGGCGATGCGCATCATCGACGAAAGCATCGTGCGCTACGCCGAGGCCTACCTCTCGCAGGGACCGTAGCGGGCCCGGCGGTCCCTCGCGGTCTACTCTCCGCTACCGAGCCAGCTCCGCATCCGCTCGCGGAACGCGCTCTCGCCTTCGCGCCGCGGCACCTTCGTGATCACGGTGATGCCGCCCATAATCGTGTTGCCGGTGACGCGGATGGTCGGCGCACCCGGCACGCCGGCCTTGGACTTGTCCGCCACCGAGCCCATAAACGACGAGCAGTCCACGTCCGCCGGTAGCCCAGGCGGCAGGATGATCTTGAGGTCGCCCATAAACACGTCGGCCTGGATGTCCACGCCTTCGGCCGGAATCGGCGTCTCGCGGAAGTCGAGCAGCACGCTGCCCATAATCGTGCTCGCGAGAATCAACGGCGTCGGCGTCCACGCGCCTTCTTTCTTGATTTCGCTCATCACGGCGGCGTAGCGCTTCTCGCCGGGGCCGAGCCCTCGGCCGCGCTGGCGTTCGGGCGGCAGCGGACTGCGGGGTGCTGCCGGCACGGGCGCGCTCAGCGGTACCGGCGGCGGCGCGGGCTCACCGAGGCGTTGGATCTGGATCGCCGGCAGTCCGTCGAGGACCGTATTGAGCTGTGCGCGGTCGGCGGACTTGTACACGCGCTCGAGGCGCGCCTCCAGCTCACCGGTGGTCAGTTGGTCGCGTGCGTACGCGGCGCAGAGCTTCTGGACGACGTCTTCGCGTTCGAGCTCGAGGGTCATAGGTCGAAACCTACGCGTTCAGCGGCCCCAGAGTGACGTCAGCGTTCCAAATGGCGGTAGCCGCCGCGGTAGTACACCAGCGGATGGCCCTCGCGCAGGGCGGTCGCGTGCACTTCGCCGACGAGGATCGTGTGGTCGCCGGCCGGGTGCCGCGCCACTACGCGGCACTCCAGGTGCGCGAGCGCGTCGTCCAGCAGAGCCAGGCCGTGCAGTCCACGGCGCAGCGCCACGCCGTCGAAGCGGTCCACCTCGCGCTCGGCGAAGCGGCGCGACACCGCTTCCTGCCCCTCGGCCAGCACGTTGACGGCGAAGGTCTCGCAGTGCTCGAGCACCGGGGCCACGCTCGCGCCGTTATCGATGCAGACGA contains these protein-coding regions:
- a CDS encoding heme exporter protein CcmB; translated protein: MSRGAPPAALAAAWLVARKDLAIEFRSRSAFLSALVLSLLSLVIFYFAWDPTAVAAVDVAPGILWVTFTFSGLLGLHRSFGVEAQERAMDALLVAPIARESLFLGKAFANLIFVLGVQLVALPALALFYNLPLGTTLGPLALVMVASAIGLTCVGTLFAGITSNTRMAELLLPVLALPFFVPIVLPAAQMTAKLLAGRPFAESIGWLRILLAFDLVFLYACTIAFPFTLED
- the ccmA gene encoding heme ABC exporter ATP-binding protein CcmA produces the protein MTALLDASGLARSFGTRRAVDGVRFALAGGEALALFGPNGAGKTTLLRLLAGLLKPDAGQARIAGELLPATAARARIGLISHRTMLYDTLTARENVLFAARLYGLADPDAATQQALDQLRVADRAEVPVRALSRGLQQRVAIARAIVHEPDVLLADEPYTGLDEQGAGALTGLLRERRSAGAALVVVTHQLQEGLAVASHAAVMRAGQFLRLESTAGLDAARYATEYRGMFS
- a CDS encoding DUF1707 and DUF2154 domain-containing protein, which encodes MTLELEREDVVQKLCAAYARDQLTTGELEARLERVYKSADRAQLNTVLDGLPAIQIQRLGEPAPPPVPLSAPVPAAPRSPLPPERQRGRGLGPGEKRYAAVMSEIKKEGAWTPTPLILASTIMGSVLLDFRETPIPAEGVDIQADVFMGDLKIILPPGLPADVDCSSFMGSVADKSKAGVPGAPTIRVTGNTIMGGITVITKVPRREGESAFRERMRSWLGSGE
- a CDS encoding flavin reductase family protein — encoded protein: MPVDPAEFRAALGRFASGITVVTARDDDGRDVGMTVSAFSSLSLDPPMILVCIDNGASVAPVLEHCETFAVNVLAEGQEAVSRRFAEREVDRFDGVALRRGLHGLALLDDALAHLECRVVARHPAGDHTILVGEVHATALREGHPLVYYRGGYRHLER
- the ccsA gene encoding cytochrome c biogenesis protein CcsA, which translates into the protein MTHSSMARPRAGFDWLMLAAVALMAGALVRAIWFTPPDRLQGYAQKIFYIHLPSAWVAFLAFGLTAIAGGVWLFIKDARLDRFAESSAEVGVIFTTGVLISGPLWGKPIWGAWWVWDARLTLTLFLWFLYLGYLVLRSAVDDREARARYSAVVGILGALLIPFIHLSVYLFRTQHPTPIVANTAGIQMPPVMITTLFLSLGAFTVLYLALVRQRMALAAERDALLDASTAE
- a CDS encoding inorganic diphosphatase gives rise to the protein MIHPWKDLAPGRTPPEVVTAVIEIPQGARNKYELDKESGLFRLDRVLYSAVHYPGDYGLIPRTLHEDNDPLDVLVMIKEPTFTGCLIDVRPVGVLKMLDKGEPDDKILAVPVDDPMHGEYFDIADLPQHQLKEIEHFFAIYKDLEGKRVEVVGWGKSDEAMRIIDESIVRYAEAYLSQGP